From a single Aestuariibius sp. HNIBRBA575 genomic region:
- a CDS encoding type I restriction endonuclease subunit R produces MGEQTKTIAETKNFIVLDKYNKEWDAADRYQSEDDLERELVQDLVNQGYEFMPALTTQEAMLANVRVQLEELNNVKFSNEEWKRFAETYLDKPSDNLVDKTRKIHDDYIHDFVFDDGRIQNIYLVDKKNKARNKLQVIKQFEQVGSHSNRYDVTILVNGLPLVQIELKRRGVAIREAFNQIHRYSKESFNSENSLFKFLQLFVISNGTDTRYFANTTKRNKNSFDFTMNWAKSDNSLIKDLKDFTATFLQKRTLLNVLLQYSVFDVSDTLLVMRPYQIAATERILWKIKSSFEAKNWRKPEGGGFIWHTTGSGKTLTSFKAARLATELGFIDKVFFVVDRKDLDYQTMKEYQRFSPDSVNGSDSTAGLKRNLSKDDNKIIVTTIQKLNNLMKSEGDLPVYDQQVVFIFDECHRSQFGEAQKNLKKKFKRFYQFGFTGTPIFPENALGAETTASVFGRELHSYVITDAIRDEKVLKFKVDYNDVRPRFKAIETEQDEKKLSAAENKQALLHQERIREVSQYILNNFRQKTHRMHAGSSGFNAMFAVSSVDAAKLYYETLNALQADSEKPLKIATIFSFAANEEQDAIGDIQDESFDVSAMNSSAKEFLSAAVEDYNAFFKTNFSVDSSGFQNYYRDLASRVRSKDIDLLIVVGMFLTGFDAPTLNTLFVDKNLRYHGLMQAFSRTNRIYDATKTFGNIVAFRDLEQATVDAITLFGDKNTKNVVLEKSYDEYMNGFVDQETGAARRGFSDVVKELTERFPNPDEIVKEEDKKEFARLFGEYLRVENVLRNYDEFSALKAYQGLDPKDADAVEEFKQMHYLNDEDLRDLEAIDLPSERAIQDYRSSYNDIRDWLRREKSSAEQEQNTIEWDDVVFEVDLLKSQEINLDYILELIFDKNKKVKSKGDLIEDARRVIRGSLGNRAKESLIVDFINRTDLDQIDDKAGVIDAFFSFAQAEQRKEVEELIKSEDLNSDAAKRYISASIKREFASENGADLNAILPKMSPLNPQFRTKKTIVFEKISAFVEKFKGVGGQV; encoded by the coding sequence GAGCGAAGATGATCTGGAACGTGAGTTGGTTCAGGACCTGGTCAATCAGGGCTATGAATTTATGCCTGCACTCACGACCCAAGAAGCCATGCTCGCCAACGTTCGGGTGCAGCTAGAAGAACTGAACAACGTCAAGTTTTCGAATGAAGAATGGAAGCGTTTTGCCGAGACTTACCTAGACAAACCCAGCGACAACCTCGTCGACAAAACCCGCAAGATCCACGACGATTATATCCATGATTTCGTCTTTGACGACGGGCGCATTCAGAACATCTACCTCGTCGACAAAAAGAACAAGGCGCGCAACAAACTGCAGGTGATCAAGCAGTTCGAGCAAGTGGGCAGTCATTCCAATCGCTATGACGTGACGATCTTGGTCAATGGTTTGCCCTTGGTTCAAATTGAGCTGAAACGGCGCGGGGTGGCGATCCGAGAGGCGTTCAATCAGATCCACCGGTACAGCAAAGAGAGCTTCAACAGCGAAAATTCCCTGTTCAAGTTCCTGCAGCTTTTCGTGATTTCGAATGGCACCGACACCCGGTATTTCGCCAACACCACCAAGCGCAACAAAAACAGCTTTGACTTCACCATGAACTGGGCGAAGTCGGACAACAGCTTGATCAAAGATCTGAAGGACTTCACCGCGACGTTCCTTCAGAAGCGCACACTGCTGAACGTTTTGCTGCAGTATTCGGTCTTCGATGTCAGCGACACATTGCTGGTCATGCGCCCCTACCAGATTGCTGCGACAGAACGCATTCTATGGAAGATCAAGAGTTCATTTGAGGCCAAAAACTGGAGAAAGCCAGAGGGTGGTGGCTTCATCTGGCACACCACTGGCTCTGGCAAGACCCTAACGAGTTTCAAGGCTGCGCGGTTAGCGACTGAGCTGGGATTTATCGACAAGGTTTTCTTCGTCGTGGACCGTAAGGATCTCGATTACCAGACCATGAAGGAATACCAGCGATTTTCCCCTGACAGTGTCAACGGCTCTGACAGTACCGCCGGGTTGAAGCGCAACTTGAGTAAAGACGATAACAAAATCATCGTCACGACGATCCAGAAGCTGAATAATCTAATGAAATCAGAAGGCGATCTGCCGGTGTACGATCAGCAGGTGGTCTTCATTTTCGACGAGTGCCACCGCAGTCAGTTTGGCGAGGCGCAGAAGAACCTGAAAAAGAAGTTCAAGCGATTTTATCAGTTTGGCTTCACCGGAACACCGATCTTTCCTGAGAATGCACTGGGGGCTGAAACGACCGCCAGCGTGTTTGGACGTGAGTTGCATTCCTATGTGATCACTGACGCCATTCGCGACGAAAAGGTTCTGAAATTCAAGGTCGACTACAACGATGTACGTCCCCGGTTTAAAGCCATTGAAACAGAGCAAGACGAAAAAAAGCTCAGCGCAGCTGAGAACAAGCAAGCGCTGCTTCATCAAGAACGTATTCGAGAAGTTTCGCAGTACATACTAAACAATTTCCGTCAGAAAACCCACCGAATGCATGCGGGAAGCAGTGGCTTCAACGCTATGTTCGCCGTCAGCAGTGTGGATGCGGCCAAGCTCTACTACGAAACCTTAAACGCTCTGCAGGCAGACAGTGAAAAGCCGCTGAAGATCGCGACGATTTTCTCGTTTGCGGCCAACGAAGAGCAAGACGCGATCGGGGACATTCAGGACGAGAGCTTTGATGTGTCAGCGATGAATAGCAGTGCGAAGGAATTTTTGAGCGCCGCAGTCGAAGACTATAATGCTTTTTTCAAGACGAATTTCAGTGTCGATAGCAGTGGTTTTCAGAACTACTACCGCGACCTTGCCAGCCGGGTTCGCTCGAAGGATATCGACCTGCTAATTGTCGTCGGCATGTTCCTTACCGGCTTTGATGCTCCGACGCTCAATACCTTGTTTGTTGACAAAAACCTCCGCTACCATGGCTTGATGCAGGCGTTCTCCAGGACAAACCGGATCTACGATGCAACGAAGACATTCGGCAATATCGTAGCGTTCAGGGACCTTGAACAAGCGACAGTTGATGCGATCACGTTGTTCGGTGACAAGAACACAAAGAACGTTGTGCTGGAAAAGAGCTACGACGAGTACATGAATGGTTTCGTTGATCAGGAAACCGGTGCGGCGCGACGCGGGTTCAGTGATGTTGTGAAGGAGCTAACCGAACGCTTTCCCAATCCGGACGAGATCGTCAAAGAAGAAGACAAGAAGGAGTTTGCAAGGCTCTTTGGTGAGTATCTGAGAGTCGAAAATGTGCTTCGGAACTACGATGAATTCTCAGCATTGAAGGCCTATCAGGGCCTAGACCCAAAAGACGCTGATGCCGTCGAAGAGTTCAAGCAAATGCACTACTTGAACGATGAAGACCTTCGTGACTTGGAGGCAATAGACCTACCCTCAGAGAGGGCGATTCAAGATTATAGATCGTCGTACAATGATATTCGCGATTGGCTACGTCGAGAAAAGTCGTCTGCTGAGCAAGAACAGAACACTATCGAGTGGGATGACGTCGTTTTCGAGGTCGACCTTCTGAAATCGCAAGAGATCAACCTCGACTACATCCTCGAGTTGATCTTCGACAAGAACAAGAAGGTGAAGAGCAAAGGAGATCTGATTGAAGATGCCCGGCGTGTCATTCGCGGCAGTCTTGGCAATCGGGCAAAAGAGAGTCTGATAGTGGACTTCATCAACCGGACTGATCTCGATCAGATTGATGACAAGGCTGGTGTGATCGACGCATTTTTTTCATTTGCCCAAGCGGAGCAACGCAAGGAAGTCGAGGAGCTTATCAAGTCAGAAGATCTAAATTCTGACGCCGCAAAGCGTTATATTTCGGCTTCCATAAAACGCGAATTTGCAAGTGAAAACGGTGCCGACCTAAATGCCATACTTCCCAAAATGAGCCCACTAAATCCGCAGTTTCGGACTAAGAAGACGATTGTCTTCGAGAAGATTTCGGCCTTTGTCGAAAAGTTCAAAGGGGTCGGCGGGCAAGTCTAG
- a CDS encoding GIY-YIG nuclease family protein, producing MQPEGSFGRTIQLFLVDGKPTGLRKATIHGWTGLLFVSGASAFGDLTAREEVDRTGIYILSGPDPEKAGASRAYIGSGNSVAERIKQSAIKRDFWETAITITTSDDDLSKGHAEYLEARLIEQAAQAGRVTLDNGTQPDTSRRRLPEADIANMEQFLSNLRIILPVIGLDLLKPQPRAVTQTAKPVDERTEGDVQFEIRHKSGVKATAVEEDGEFVVLEGSEALTETGYVQQSYGGLKEKLVTDGVLVADAGQKLRFTKPWSFNSPSAAAAVILDRNSNGRLEWKVKGSKQTYHDWQQAEANRPS from the coding sequence GTGCAACCAGAGGGCTCATTCGGTCGAACAATCCAGCTTTTCCTCGTAGACGGAAAGCCAACCGGGCTGCGAAAAGCGACGATCCATGGTTGGACAGGTTTGCTTTTTGTAAGCGGGGCTTCAGCTTTCGGCGATCTGACCGCTCGTGAAGAGGTCGATCGGACCGGCATCTACATACTGTCAGGTCCTGATCCAGAAAAGGCCGGTGCATCCCGCGCCTATATTGGCTCTGGGAACTCTGTGGCTGAGAGGATCAAGCAAAGCGCGATCAAAAGAGATTTCTGGGAAACAGCCATCACCATCACCACAAGTGACGACGACCTATCCAAAGGGCACGCGGAATACCTTGAGGCGCGGCTCATAGAACAAGCAGCTCAAGCAGGCCGCGTCACGTTGGACAATGGCACTCAGCCGGACACAAGCAGACGACGACTGCCAGAGGCCGACATCGCCAATATGGAGCAGTTTCTATCAAACCTGCGCATCATCCTGCCCGTGATTGGCCTGGATTTGCTCAAACCACAACCGCGCGCGGTGACACAGACAGCGAAGCCGGTCGACGAGCGAACAGAAGGTGATGTGCAGTTCGAGATCCGCCACAAGAGCGGCGTCAAAGCGACCGCTGTCGAAGAAGATGGCGAATTTGTTGTGCTGGAAGGGTCCGAGGCGCTCACCGAGACCGGCTATGTCCAACAAAGCTACGGCGGCTTGAAGGAAAAGCTCGTCACAGACGGTGTCTTGGTCGCGGACGCGGGCCAAAAACTCAGGTTCACGAAACCTTGGTCCTTCAATAGTCCTTCAGCCGCCGCAGCTGTCATCTTAGACCGAAACAGCAACGGCCGCCTGGAGTGGAAGGTCAAAGGATCGAAGCAGACCTACCATGACTGGCAACAAGCTGAAGCGAACCGCCCCTCCTAG
- a CDS encoding ArdC family protein encodes MAPKFDVYAHVTDTIIAEIEAGTPPWRKPWTGSASGIALPTRHNGEEYRGINILMLWVMAAKHGYVSSRWMTYKQAQELGGQVRKGETSSTVVKYGTFTRENELGIEEELPYARAYRVFNADQIEGLPQEYYIHPEAPRDLGTAEDPELEAFFSRTGAEILTSDDPRAYYSPAKDHIHMPPIATFHNAAGYYGTLAHEVIHWTGSEKRLGRIKKFENREAYAFEELVAEIGACFLGTQIGVATEFDQSAAYVEGCLKALKEDKRAIFRAASEAQKAADFVLQAAGQSDEVAA; translated from the coding sequence ATGGCACCGAAGTTTGATGTTTATGCCCATGTCACCGACACCATTATTGCAGAGATCGAGGCAGGCACGCCGCCATGGCGTAAGCCCTGGACCGGAAGCGCGTCCGGCATTGCCTTGCCGACACGGCACAATGGCGAGGAGTATCGCGGGATTAATATCCTGATGCTCTGGGTCATGGCGGCCAAGCATGGTTATGTGTCCAGCCGCTGGATGACCTACAAACAGGCTCAGGAGCTGGGTGGACAGGTCCGCAAAGGTGAAACGTCGTCGACCGTGGTCAAATACGGGACATTCACCCGAGAGAATGAATTGGGCATTGAGGAAGAACTGCCTTATGCGCGCGCCTATCGCGTCTTCAACGCGGATCAGATCGAAGGTTTGCCGCAGGAGTACTACATCCATCCCGAGGCCCCGCGCGATCTTGGCACGGCGGAAGATCCAGAGCTCGAGGCGTTTTTTAGCCGGACAGGGGCGGAGATCCTCACCAGCGACGACCCGCGCGCCTATTACAGCCCCGCCAAAGATCACATCCACATGCCGCCGATTGCCACGTTTCACAATGCGGCAGGCTACTATGGGACGTTAGCTCATGAGGTGATCCATTGGACCGGCAGCGAAAAGCGGCTGGGGCGGATCAAGAAGTTTGAGAACCGTGAGGCCTATGCCTTTGAAGAGCTGGTGGCGGAAATCGGCGCTTGTTTCCTTGGAACTCAGATTGGCGTCGCGACGGAATTTGACCAAAGCGCCGCCTATGTTGAAGGGTGTTTGAAAGCGCTCAAAGAGGACAAACGGGCGATTTTTCGCGCGGCGTCCGAGGCGCAAAAGGCCGCTGACTTTGTTTTGCAAGCAGCAGGTCAGAGCGACGAGGTGGCAGCATGA
- a CDS encoding relaxase/mobilization nuclease domain-containing protein: MARNSAVAAAQEAFFDRDWSRIRGSVPRARAKQMARAATGHSPAIFKAIRDGGTHNKMQLRNQLEYLTTKSSFIIDSRGTYDGQRVLSVKEIEQVTRRFAAQWNEGFHPKLGHTSHLLMAFPIGTRGEDVAEITREICERFFQGEGSHFDYIAAVHEDRDHPHAHIVLNRRSKDGEFFFLKEGHHFNYDGFREAMVEVSDRYGLRLEATRKLERGITTKRPSDVDQRRAEATGQKLTERERVGPELDRALADVAQNARFYRGLAAEASRENQHDIAAALDKAARLLAQGKPVEADGKVYGMAEEQHSFDEVVDAFHDKINQAERIVAEAPVERRAALEHELNDIYRSLSHLSPMGTQSHTLLEDASKSGIYSAGNIQADAQSALRDTALTEHLQQALKGTGIDAQDVTRRVEIGAGNAALERQWLGQDLKAIADKEGLDLARADELEKAIDLLDQVHSDLGRVLANAEVLKDSGAAEADRQEALVDRLPPTASDILSRMRDDPTADPFHSDLERETLRAELEELVGEEQAPDLAIGDDTTLEEHMSDRLDRLYAAKAYLQSDAALANSVAMEHVLDEIADEEIDVQRERQVDADGEKGLTHG, encoded by the coding sequence ATGGCCCGGAATAGCGCCGTTGCCGCCGCGCAGGAGGCCTTCTTCGATCGTGACTGGAGCCGCATTCGCGGAAGCGTACCGCGCGCTCGGGCAAAGCAGATGGCCCGCGCGGCCACGGGCCATTCCCCTGCGATCTTCAAAGCCATTCGCGACGGCGGCACACACAACAAAATGCAGCTTCGCAACCAGTTGGAATACCTGACTACCAAGTCGAGCTTTATCATCGACAGCCGTGGCACCTATGACGGCCAACGCGTTCTGTCAGTCAAAGAGATCGAGCAGGTTACACGCCGATTTGCAGCGCAGTGGAATGAGGGGTTCCATCCCAAGCTGGGACATACCTCGCATCTCTTGATGGCTTTCCCAATTGGCACGCGCGGCGAAGATGTCGCCGAGATCACGCGCGAGATTTGCGAGCGCTTCTTTCAGGGCGAAGGCAGTCACTTTGACTACATCGCCGCCGTGCATGAGGACCGGGACCACCCACATGCCCATATCGTCCTGAACCGGCGCAGCAAGGACGGCGAGTTCTTCTTCCTAAAGGAAGGGCACCACTTCAACTACGACGGTTTTCGCGAGGCCATGGTGGAGGTGTCCGACCGCTATGGGTTGAGGCTTGAGGCGACGCGAAAGCTGGAGCGTGGGATCACGACGAAGAGGCCAAGCGATGTGGACCAACGTCGTGCAGAAGCCACGGGGCAGAAGCTGACCGAGCGTGAGCGCGTGGGGCCGGAGCTTGACCGTGCCTTGGCTGACGTGGCGCAGAACGCCCGGTTTTATCGCGGCCTTGCGGCCGAGGCCTCGCGCGAGAACCAGCATGACATTGCAGCTGCCTTGGACAAAGCCGCGCGGCTCTTGGCGCAGGGCAAACCGGTTGAAGCAGATGGAAAGGTATATGGCATGGCCGAAGAACAGCATTCGTTTGATGAGGTCGTTGATGCCTTTCACGACAAGATCAACCAAGCCGAACGCATTGTCGCTGAAGCTCCGGTCGAGCGGCGTGCAGCGCTCGAGCATGAGCTGAACGACATCTATCGCTCTTTGTCGCATCTCAGCCCAATGGGAACGCAGTCCCATACCTTGCTTGAGGATGCGTCCAAGAGTGGGATCTATTCGGCCGGGAATATTCAGGCCGACGCCCAAAGCGCATTGCGGGATACAGCTCTTACCGAACATCTTCAGCAGGCTTTGAAAGGCACCGGCATTGATGCGCAGGATGTGACTCGTCGCGTCGAAATCGGCGCGGGCAATGCCGCGCTGGAGCGTCAATGGCTTGGACAGGATTTGAAGGCGATTGCCGACAAGGAAGGCCTTGACCTGGCGCGCGCCGATGAGCTCGAGAAAGCAATCGACCTTCTTGACCAGGTTCACAGCGATCTGGGCCGTGTCTTGGCCAATGCTGAGGTTCTCAAAGACAGTGGGGCGGCGGAAGCCGACCGGCAGGAAGCCTTGGTCGACAGGTTGCCGCCGACCGCTTCTGACATCCTAAGCCGTATGAGGGACGACCCAACAGCAGATCCTTTCCACAGCGATCTAGAACGCGAGACTTTGCGTGCGGAGCTGGAGGAACTGGTCGGTGAAGAGCAGGCCCCCGACTTGGCAATCGGTGATGATACCACGCTCGAGGAACACATGAGCGATCGGCTGGACCGGCTCTATGCGGCTAAGGCCTATCTGCAGAGCGACGCAGCTCTGGCGAACAGCGTGGCCATGGAGCACGTCCTCGACGAGATCGCCGATGAAGAAATTGATGTTCAACGCGAGCGGCAAGTCGATGCCGACGGCGAAAAGGGGCTGACGCATGGGTAA
- a CDS encoding type IV secretory system conjugative DNA transfer family protein — translation MGKTRIALGVMSFALLGAVLGYVLASAFLTFRWFGVGADIDFLMLARSYGVLRTTHPADMQIVHLIVGISTGAGVLLSAVLMNDALTKFGETHWQQMSEMKRNGFFGKPGHGFVVGKMGKPKSRKPFVMSKVFPHALIVAPTGRGKTTGFVIPNLLTYQGSAVVLDVKGENFEATARHRAAQGDKVFRFAPTDWKDGRSHRYNPLLRISALENVDRQQMELQLLASLFLQADNDRVQGLLDGGIDLFVAAGLLAFERKRPTLGEIYRITASGGDKQKEYRRRADEVVNPAAKLIFMRMASTNNDTLTSYLSLLMTSGLKQWSNPAIDRATATSDFDFRDIRKTPFSVYLVVEPLMVKPLAPLIRLFFSDLLASLQDHEPGKDEPWPVMIMLDEFNRLGKMPIVLDSIETLRSYRANLAIVTQTIPALDEIYGENARRALQGNAGIKLYLTPSDEKTIEELSKAVGKTTKRVVTRSRSVGRNPFTGRSMSERTEETALLPEDEARRMDLGDIVLVVDAQMPVRAKRIKYYDDRFFKHIFDKQTGDLPYPSAGDQMRGLQGQIKALEAKFELLEMPRGDACDSSAGGGKRRDEIEELASGSQSAQSDAQASSGDYQVGTERVKKFMEDAVLG, via the coding sequence ATGGGTAAGACGCGGATCGCACTCGGCGTCATGAGCTTTGCTCTTCTGGGAGCGGTGTTGGGCTATGTTCTGGCGTCGGCCTTTTTGACGTTCCGCTGGTTCGGTGTCGGGGCGGACATCGATTTTCTGATGTTGGCACGCAGCTATGGGGTTCTACGAACAACCCATCCGGCCGATATGCAGATTGTTCACCTGATCGTGGGGATCAGCACCGGTGCCGGTGTTTTACTCAGTGCGGTCTTGATGAACGATGCGCTGACCAAATTTGGGGAAACACACTGGCAGCAAATGTCCGAGATGAAACGAAACGGTTTCTTCGGCAAGCCCGGCCACGGCTTTGTCGTCGGCAAAATGGGCAAGCCCAAGAGTCGCAAACCCTTCGTGATGTCCAAGGTGTTCCCCCATGCCCTGATCGTCGCCCCGACCGGGCGCGGTAAGACGACGGGTTTCGTCATCCCGAACCTTCTGACCTATCAGGGCAGTGCCGTGGTGCTGGACGTCAAGGGCGAAAACTTCGAGGCGACGGCGCGCCACAGGGCAGCGCAGGGCGACAAGGTGTTTAGGTTCGCGCCCACAGATTGGAAGGACGGCCGCTCGCACCGCTACAATCCCTTGCTGCGCATATCGGCGCTCGAAAATGTCGACCGCCAGCAGATGGAGCTGCAACTCCTGGCCTCGCTGTTCCTTCAGGCTGATAACGACCGGGTTCAAGGGCTCCTCGATGGCGGTATCGATCTGTTCGTGGCGGCAGGGCTTTTGGCGTTCGAGCGTAAGCGGCCGACCTTGGGCGAAATCTACCGCATCACCGCGTCTGGCGGGGACAAGCAGAAGGAATATCGCCGCCGTGCAGATGAGGTGGTCAATCCAGCTGCCAAGCTGATCTTCATGCGCATGGCCTCGACCAACAACGACACGCTGACGTCTTACCTGTCGCTCTTGATGACATCAGGTCTCAAGCAGTGGTCGAACCCTGCGATCGACCGTGCGACCGCAACGTCAGACTTCGATTTTCGCGACATCCGAAAAACGCCGTTTTCGGTCTATCTCGTGGTTGAACCGCTGATGGTAAAACCGCTCGCGCCGTTGATCCGCTTGTTCTTCTCGGATTTGCTGGCATCGCTTCAGGATCATGAACCCGGCAAGGACGAACCCTGGCCGGTGATGATCATGCTCGATGAGTTCAACCGCCTGGGCAAAATGCCAATCGTTCTCGATAGTATCGAAACGCTGCGATCATATCGCGCCAATCTCGCGATCGTCACGCAGACGATCCCGGCGCTAGATGAAATCTACGGCGAAAATGCCCGCCGCGCGCTCCAGGGCAACGCAGGTATCAAGCTTTATCTGACCCCCTCAGATGAAAAGACCATCGAAGAGCTCAGCAAAGCCGTCGGCAAAACAACCAAGCGCGTTGTGACCCGCTCGCGTTCCGTCGGCCGCAACCCATTTACCGGGCGCAGTATGTCTGAACGGACCGAAGAAACCGCGCTCCTACCCGAGGATGAGGCTCGACGCATGGATCTTGGTGATATTGTTCTGGTCGTCGACGCGCAAATGCCCGTCCGCGCCAAGCGGATCAAATACTATGACGACCGGTTCTTTAAGCATATCTTCGACAAGCAGACCGGCGATCTGCCATACCCCTCAGCAGGGGACCAGATGCGCGGGCTGCAAGGACAGATCAAGGCGCTGGAGGCGAAATTCGAGCTTCTCGAGATGCCGCGAGGGGATGCCTGTGACAGTTCTGCCGGTGGCGGAAAACGGCGCGATGAGATTGAGGAGTTGGCGTCCGGTAGTCAAAGTGCACAGTCAGATGCTCAGGCCAGTTCGGGTGACTATCAAGTCGGAACTGAGAGGGTGAAAAAGTTTATGGAAGATGCGGTTCTGGGATGA
- a CDS encoding type IV secretion system protein codes for MGVVTWMVETTDNFLDDAAQTTFGNVAGQLGGVIAVASTLAVIGVFLNTMFQYKSMDGRTAFWFALKLMLISLFAMNWVQFNAVASALINGLDQLAGGMVAGLGGGGAGASYFAEAFDDLIEEFGDYLNAAGDNMHWMAGALIGAIGAFLLGMIGALCGLVLIFAKIMLAFMVGIAPIMIALSLFDVSKDYFHRWLSSTVSYALYPLVIAGVFSTVVGMSRSLMTELGDPSGARNIGALVPFFMMMFLAGGMIIATPLIVRSISGNFMMAGPPSIPGPGGFAKGLIGTKGSRARARFGTRSNAEIAGAGIRQAGGATFSMVQRVAERAKRLE; via the coding sequence ATGGGCGTCGTCACCTGGATGGTAGAGACAACCGACAACTTTCTGGACGACGCGGCACAAACCACCTTTGGCAACGTCGCTGGTCAGCTGGGTGGTGTCATTGCCGTGGCTTCGACGCTCGCGGTGATCGGCGTCTTCCTCAACACGATGTTTCAGTACAAATCGATGGATGGGCGGACCGCCTTCTGGTTTGCCCTCAAGCTCATGCTCATCTCTTTGTTTGCGATGAACTGGGTCCAATTCAACGCCGTGGCTAGCGCGCTGATCAATGGGCTCGACCAGCTCGCGGGCGGCATGGTGGCGGGGCTGGGCGGCGGCGGTGCAGGTGCGTCCTACTTTGCCGAGGCCTTCGACGATCTCATCGAAGAGTTCGGCGACTACCTGAACGCGGCCGGTGACAACATGCATTGGATGGCCGGAGCCCTGATCGGCGCAATCGGCGCTTTCCTCCTTGGTATGATCGGCGCGCTCTGCGGCCTTGTTCTGATTTTCGCAAAGATCATGCTGGCCTTTATGGTCGGCATAGCCCCAATCATGATCGCACTGTCGCTGTTTGATGTCAGCAAGGACTATTTCCATCGCTGGCTTTCCAGCACGGTATCCTACGCGCTTTACCCACTCGTAATCGCGGGCGTGTTTTCCACCGTCGTCGGGATGTCGCGCTCACTCATGACCGAACTCGGAGACCCCTCCGGCGCGAGAAACATCGGCGCGCTGGTGCCCTTCTTCATGATGATGTTCCTCGCAGGCGGTATGATCATCGCCACCCCGCTGATCGTCCGCTCAATCTCAGGCAACTTCATGATGGCCGGACCGCCGAGCATTCCCGGTCCCGGCGGGTTCGCAAAGGGCTTAATTGGCACCAAAGGGTCACGGGCGCGGGCACGGTTTGGGACCAGGTCAAATGCTGAGATCGCTGGGGCTGGAATACGTCAGGCAGGTGGCGCGACCTTTTCGATGGTTCAGCGGGTAGCAGAACGGGCGAAGCGGTTGGAATAA
- a CDS encoding DUF4177 domain-containing protein, translated as MFEYKIEQINTAKTKPPKIEAQLTALGQDGWELVSVVPDFDGEHILKAFLKRRTGESA; from the coding sequence ATGTTTGAATACAAGATTGAACAGATCAACACCGCCAAAACCAAGCCACCGAAGATCGAAGCGCAGCTGACGGCTCTTGGCCAGGATGGCTGGGAACTGGTCTCGGTCGTGCCGGATTTTGACGGCGAACACATCTTGAAGGCCTTCTTGAAGCGTCGCACTGGTGAGAGCGCCTAA
- a CDS encoding ATPase, T2SS/T4P/T4SS family, with product MAASYLQSSMDKIPVARDPKLIELCINPDGTLWAEFQGDHFMRPINRPLFQNEIKDLGNQIASAANTTLSRTKPIVSVSITYRGRPIRVQVIQPPAVDGGYAISLRFFADLPLEQIRLSYLFGKERSNEEARRKRNAELRDVVANGDIDAAINFCVTHKLNMIVSGGTSTGKTVTARKILSFVPTEERIVTIEEAAELRPTQPNVVTLMSDRDEVTRSADVLLTSTLRMRPDRIVLGEVRGREAMTFLEAINTGHGGSLTTLHAETPQLAVQRLAIAALKTDVRMTYQDMNDYITRSIDVIIQAGRHEGARGITEFYLPVDPAQSKETAHV from the coding sequence ATGGCGGCCAGCTATCTGCAAAGCTCGATGGACAAGATCCCCGTGGCGCGTGACCCAAAGTTGATTGAGCTCTGCATCAACCCTGACGGCACACTTTGGGCCGAGTTTCAGGGGGATCATTTCATGCGGCCAATCAATCGGCCGCTCTTCCAAAATGAGATCAAAGACCTTGGCAACCAGATTGCCTCCGCCGCGAACACCACGCTCAGCCGGACCAAGCCGATCGTGTCGGTCAGCATCACCTATCGCGGCCGCCCGATCCGCGTGCAAGTCATTCAGCCTCCCGCCGTTGATGGCGGTTACGCGATTTCTCTGCGGTTCTTCGCCGACCTGCCATTGGAGCAAATCAGGCTGTCCTATCTCTTCGGAAAAGAGCGCAGCAACGAAGAAGCACGACGTAAGCGCAATGCCGAGCTGCGCGATGTCGTGGCCAACGGCGACATCGACGCCGCGATCAATTTCTGCGTCACGCACAAGCTCAACATGATCGTGTCCGGTGGCACCTCGACCGGCAAGACCGTCACGGCGCGCAAGATCCTCTCTTTTGTGCCCACCGAAGAGCGTATCGTCACGATCGAAGAGGCCGCTGAACTGCGCCCGACGCAGCCCAATGTCGTCACGCTGATGTCTGATCGCGACGAAGTCACCCGCAGCGCTGATGTCCTGCTGACCTCCACCCTGCGCATGCGTCCAGATCGCATTGTCCTCGGCGAAGTACGCGGCAGGGAGGCCATGACCTTCCTCGAGGCCATAAACACCGGCCATGGTGGCTCGCTCACCACGCTGCACGCTGAAACACCGCAACTGGCTGTCCAGCGCCTCGCCATCGCCGCCCTGAAAACCGATGTGCGCATGACATACCAGGACATGAACGATTACATCACTCGCTCAATAGATGTGATCATTCAGGCCGGTCGCCACGAAGGCGCGCGCGGCATCACCGAATTCTACCTGCCGGTTGATCCGGCCCAGTCAAAGGAAACAGCCCATGTTTGA